From a single Lolium rigidum isolate FL_2022 chromosome 7, APGP_CSIRO_Lrig_0.1, whole genome shotgun sequence genomic region:
- the LOC124677596 gene encoding probable (S)-ureidoglycine aminohydrolase: protein MLLAGHHLSLLALALVPLASLVGAAAAGAGEGFCSAEPSSDCSQGPPLYWKVTNPTLAPVHLQDLPGFTRSVYKKDHALITPESHVFSPLPDWTNTLGAYLISPALGAHFTMYLANMQDGSKSALPPKDVERLIFVLQGSIALSLESERSHSLLVDSYAYLPPNMKHSMTSDELSTLVIFERRYTAIGDYHPDLIVGSTDKQPLLETPGEVFELRKLLPTSLPYDFNIHIMDFQPGEYLNVKEVHYNQHGLLLLEGQGIYRLGDSWYPVQAGDTIWMAPFVPQWYAALGKTKSRYLLYKDVNRNPLI from the exons ATGCTCCTCGCAGGCCACCATCTCTCCCTGCTCGCGCTTGCGCTCGTGCCGCTCGCTTCCCTCGTaggcgcggcggccgccggcgccggtgaGGGGTTCTGCTCGGCGGAACCGTCCAGCGATTGCTCCCAGGGGCCTCCGCTCTACTGGAAGGTCACCAACCCCACCCTCGCGCCCGTGCACCTGCAAG atttaCCTGGCTTCACACGTAGTGTCTACAAAAAGGATCATGCTTTAATAACACCAGAAAGCCATGTATTCAGTCCTTTGCCTGATTG GACCAACACGTTAGGAGCATATTTGATTAGTCCAGCCCTTGGGGCACACTTCACTATGTACTTGGCAAACATGCAAG ATGGATCAAAATCAGCCCTACCACCGAAAGATGTTGAAAG GCTTATTTTTGTACTTCAAGGCAGCATTGCACTGTCTCTGGAGAGCGAAAGATCCCACTCTCTGTTG GTAGACTCTTATGCCTATCTTCCTCCAAACATGAAGCACTCTATGACTTCAGATGAACTAAGCACCCTGGTCATCTTTGAGAGGAG GTACACAGCCATTGGGGATTACCATCCTGATCTAATTGTTGGTTCAACAGATAAGCAGCCCCTTCTTGAAACCCCAGGAGAG GTATTTGAACTGAGGAAGCTGCTACCCACTTCTCTACCTTATGACTTTAATATCCAT ATAATGGACTTTCAGCCAGGCGAGTATCTCAATGTGAAG GAGGTTCATTACAATCAACATGGTCTGCTGCTTTTAGAGGGACAGGGAATATATCGATTGGGAGACAGCTG GTATCCGGTGCAAGCAGGTGATACTATTTGGATGGCGCCGTTTGTGCCTCAGTG GTATGCTGCCCTTGGTAAAACCAAGTCTAGGTACTTGCTGTACAAAGATGTCAATAGGAATCCACTGATATGA
- the LOC124670506 gene encoding putative casein kinase II subunit beta-4 isoform X1 has protein sequence MYKQQGAAGGAGLDRKRISDVLDKHLDKAVAASPSTSRGSAGARGDHNRLVVPSSLPKGRCSEGESESDSEASDVSGSDGEDTSWISWYCNLRGNEFFCEVDEDYIQDDFNLCGLSSQVPYYDYALDLILDIESSHGDIFTEEQNELVESAAEMLYGLIHARYILTSKGLAAMLEKYKNYDFGRCPRVYCCGQPCLPVGQSDIHRSSTVKIFCPKCEDIYYPRSKYQGNIDGAYFGTTFPHMFLMTYDHLKPQKPSQRYIPRVFGFKLHKP, from the exons ATGTATAAGCAGCAGGGGGCGGCGGGAGGGGCGGGGCTGGACCGGAAGCGCATCAGCGACGTGCTCGACAAGCACCTGGACAAGGCCGTCGCCGCGTCGCCCTCCACGTCCAGGGGATCGGCGGGTGCCCGAGGCGACCACAACCGCCTCGTCGTGCCCTCCTCCCTCCCCAAGGGCCGCTGCTCCGAAG GCGAGTCTGAATCTGACAGTGAAGCATCAGATGTTAGTGGTTCTGATGGAGAAGACACCTCATGGATTTCGTGGTATTGCAACCTAAGAGGGAATGAGTTCTTCTGTGAAGTCGATGAGGATTACATACAAGATGACTTCAATCTTTGTGGGCTTAGCAGTCAAGTTCCATATTATGATTATGCTCTTGATCTCATTTTGGATATCGAGTCCTCTCATG GTGATATTTTCACGGAAGAACAAAATGAGTTAGTTGAATCAGCTGCAGAGATGTTGTATGGGCTGATTCATGCACGATACATTCTGACAAGTAAAGGATTGGCTGCTATG CTGGAGAAGTATAAGAACTATGACTTCGGACGATGTCCACGAGTTTATTGCTGTGGCCAACCATGTCTACCTGTTGGACAATCAGATATTCACCGGTCTAGCACCGTGAAGATATTCTGCCCTAAGTGTGAAGACATCTACTATCCACGGTCTAAATACCAAGGCA ATATCGACGGAGCCTACTTTGGGACAACATTTCCTCACATGTTTCTGATGACATACGATCACCTCAAACCTCAGAAGCCCTCACAGCGCTACATTCCTCGCGTATTCGGCTTCAAGCTCCACAAGCCATGA
- the LOC124670506 gene encoding putative casein kinase II subunit beta-4 isoform X2, translating into MYKQQGAAGGAGLDRKRISDVLDKHLDKAVAASPSTSRGSAGARGDHNRLVVPSSLPKGRCSEGESESDSEASDVSGSDGEDTSWISWYCNLRGNEFFCEVDEDYIQDDFNLCGLSSQVPYYDYALDLILDIESSHGDIFTEEQNELVESAAEMLYGLIHARYILTSKGLAAMLEKYKNYDFGRCPRVYCCGQPCLPVGQSDIHRSSTVKIFCPKCEDIYYPRSKYQDIDGAYFGTTFPHMFLMTYDHLKPQKPSQRYIPRVFGFKLHKP; encoded by the exons ATGTATAAGCAGCAGGGGGCGGCGGGAGGGGCGGGGCTGGACCGGAAGCGCATCAGCGACGTGCTCGACAAGCACCTGGACAAGGCCGTCGCCGCGTCGCCCTCCACGTCCAGGGGATCGGCGGGTGCCCGAGGCGACCACAACCGCCTCGTCGTGCCCTCCTCCCTCCCCAAGGGCCGCTGCTCCGAAG GCGAGTCTGAATCTGACAGTGAAGCATCAGATGTTAGTGGTTCTGATGGAGAAGACACCTCATGGATTTCGTGGTATTGCAACCTAAGAGGGAATGAGTTCTTCTGTGAAGTCGATGAGGATTACATACAAGATGACTTCAATCTTTGTGGGCTTAGCAGTCAAGTTCCATATTATGATTATGCTCTTGATCTCATTTTGGATATCGAGTCCTCTCATG GTGATATTTTCACGGAAGAACAAAATGAGTTAGTTGAATCAGCTGCAGAGATGTTGTATGGGCTGATTCATGCACGATACATTCTGACAAGTAAAGGATTGGCTGCTATG CTGGAGAAGTATAAGAACTATGACTTCGGACGATGTCCACGAGTTTATTGCTGTGGCCAACCATGTCTACCTGTTGGACAATCAGATATTCACCGGTCTAGCACCGTGAAGATATTCTGCCCTAAGTGTGAAGACATCTACTATCCACGGTCTAAATACCAAG ATATCGACGGAGCCTACTTTGGGACAACATTTCCTCACATGTTTCTGATGACATACGATCACCTCAAACCTCAGAAGCCCTCACAGCGCTACATTCCTCGCGTATTCGGCTTCAAGCTCCACAAGCCATGA